A DNA window from Eikenella exigua contains the following coding sequences:
- a CDS encoding SH3 domain-containing protein, with the protein MKTFLAALLTAASLSAQAADYFLPHIEADGTANVRTAPNANSRILARLDYRSAQREILSRQGNWYHIRLDGRHIGFVHQNQGFIVQNYIVASPNGSANVHSIHPGYPTGRAPIIKTLSNGTRVQIVPGLSKDNWLLYDNQGAYTEKDEYGNDAVFQGYIHKSQLRRVN; encoded by the coding sequence ATGAAAACCTTCCTAGCCGCCCTACTCACCGCCGCCAGCCTGTCTGCCCAAGCTGCAGACTACTTCCTGCCCCACATCGAAGCCGACGGCACGGCAAACGTCCGCACCGCGCCCAATGCCAACAGCAGAATCCTCGCCAGGCTGGATTACCGCAGCGCACAACGCGAAATCCTCAGCAGGCAGGGCAATTGGTACCACATCCGCCTAGATGGCCGGCACATCGGATTTGTGCACCAAAACCAGGGCTTTATTGTGCAAAACTACATTGTCGCCAGCCCTAACGGCTCGGCAAATGTCCACAGCATCCACCCTGGCTACCCAACTGGCAGAGCCCCAATCATCAAAACGCTATCCAACGGCACACGCGTGCAAATTGTTCCGGGTTTGAGCAAAGACAACTGGCTGCTATACGACAACCAGGGCGCATACACCGAAAAAGACGAATACGGCAACGATGCCGTATTCCAAGGCTATATCCACAAAAGCCAGCTGCGGCGTGTAAATTAA
- the purH gene encoding bifunctional phosphoribosylaminoimidazolecarboxamide formyltransferase/IMP cyclohydrolase, whose product MPSIKRALISLSDKNGAVEFAQALHKLSVEILSTGGTAKLLADAGIPVIEVSDYTGFPEMLDGRVKTLHPKIHGGILGRRDLLDHVATMEEHDIGNIDLVCVNLYPFAATIAKPGCTLEDAIENIDIGGPTMVRSAAKNWKHVAIVTDTADFPAIAAEMEANGGALSDKTRFNLSRKAFSHTAQYDGMISNYLTSLSDDVLSGTPEIGEFPSQFNQSWIKVQDMRYGENPHQHAAFYRDVYPAAGSLAAYKQLQGKELSYNNIADADAAWEAVKSFDAPACVIVKHANPCGVAVAADTLTAYKLAYATDTTSAFGGIIAFNREVDGATVQQITDNQFMEVLMAPKFTAEALEIAAAKKNVRVLQISLTTPLEAGANRFELKRVGGGLLVQTPDIHRISRVDLKVVSKRQPTEQEWNDLLFVWNVAKYVKSNAIVFGKGGQTYGIGAGQMSRVDSTRIAARKAQDAGLDLNGACAASDAFFPFRDGVDVIAEQGIKAIIHPAGSMRDQEVFDAADEHGIAMVVTGVRHFRH is encoded by the coding sequence ATGCCTTCCATCAAACGCGCCCTCATCAGCCTGTCCGATAAAAACGGCGCAGTCGAATTTGCCCAAGCCCTGCATAAACTCAGTGTCGAAATCCTCTCCACCGGCGGCACGGCCAAGCTGCTTGCCGATGCGGGCATTCCCGTGATCGAAGTATCCGACTACACCGGTTTCCCCGAAATGCTCGATGGCCGCGTGAAAACACTACATCCCAAAATCCACGGTGGCATTCTCGGCCGGCGCGATTTGCTTGATCACGTTGCCACTATGGAAGAGCACGACATCGGCAATATCGACCTGGTGTGCGTAAACCTCTACCCCTTCGCCGCCACCATCGCCAAGCCCGGCTGCACGCTGGAAGACGCGATTGAAAACATCGACATCGGCGGCCCGACCATGGTGCGCTCCGCCGCGAAAAACTGGAAACACGTCGCCATCGTTACCGACACCGCCGACTTCCCCGCCATCGCCGCCGAAATGGAAGCCAACGGCGGCGCATTGAGCGACAAAACCCGCTTCAACCTGTCGCGCAAAGCGTTCAGCCACACCGCCCAATACGACGGCATGATTTCCAACTACTTAACTTCACTTTCAGACGACGTCTTGAGCGGCACGCCCGAAATCGGCGAGTTTCCAAGCCAGTTCAACCAAAGCTGGATTAAAGTGCAAGACATGCGCTACGGTGAAAATCCGCACCAGCACGCCGCGTTCTACCGCGATGTGTACCCCGCCGCAGGTAGCCTCGCTGCATACAAGCAACTGCAAGGCAAAGAATTGTCGTATAACAACATCGCCGATGCCGATGCCGCTTGGGAAGCCGTCAAATCCTTCGACGCGCCTGCCTGCGTGATTGTGAAACACGCCAATCCATGCGGCGTCGCCGTTGCGGCCGATACATTGACCGCCTACAAACTCGCCTACGCCACCGACACCACCAGCGCGTTCGGCGGCATCATCGCTTTCAACCGCGAAGTGGACGGCGCAACCGTGCAACAGATTACTGACAATCAGTTTATGGAAGTCTTGATGGCGCCGAAGTTCACCGCCGAAGCCCTCGAAATTGCCGCCGCCAAGAAAAACGTGCGCGTATTGCAAATTTCTCTAACAACCCCGCTCGAAGCAGGTGCGAACCGCTTCGAACTCAAACGCGTCGGTGGCGGATTATTGGTACAAACGCCCGACATCCACCGCATCAGCCGCGTCGATTTGAAAGTCGTCTCCAAACGCCAACCGACCGAGCAGGAATGGAACGATTTACTGTTCGTCTGGAACGTCGCCAAATACGTCAAATCCAACGCCATCGTGTTCGGCAAAGGCGGTCAAACCTACGGCATCGGCGCAGGCCAAATGAGCCGTGTGGACAGTACCCGCATCGCCGCCCGCAAAGCGCAGGACGCAGGCTTAGACTTAAACGGCGCGTGTGCCGCCTCCGACGCTTTCTTCCCCTTCCGCGACGGCGTGGACGTCATCGCCGAACAAGGCATCAAAGCCATCATCCACCCCGCAGGCTCGATGCGCGATCAGGAAGTCTTCGATGCGGCGGACGAACACGGCATCGCCATGGTGGTAACGGGCGTGCGCCATTTTAGGCATTAA
- a CDS encoding DUF6348 family protein, protein MEPQELDTLDLNEALAEILQAHGYACQTRGEKILPDFAVPVQLETWAFPRERSNGVVVSRFDVGITLPDGRELYECCDGIGENLEDSLSRNLHSFCTNSLHILLDAFNTGENLAHTKSG, encoded by the coding sequence ATGGAACCTCAAGAACTCGATACCCTAGACCTCAACGAAGCCCTCGCCGAAATCCTGCAAGCCCACGGTTATGCCTGCCAAACGCGGGGCGAAAAAATCCTGCCCGATTTCGCCGTGCCCGTGCAGCTCGAAACTTGGGCGTTTCCGCGTGAACGCAGCAACGGCGTGGTGGTGAGCCGTTTTGATGTCGGCATTACCCTGCCCGACGGGCGCGAACTCTACGAATGCTGCGACGGCATCGGCGAAAACCTGGAGGACTCCCTCTCGCGCAACCTGCACAGCTTCTGCACCAACAGCCTGCACATTTTGCTCGATGCGTTCAATACCGGTGAAAATCTTGCCCACACGAAATCTGGATAA
- a CDS encoding Bax inhibitor-1 family protein: MQPRNVYDYTDVGSSVSAQSTILRKTYGLLGLSFLPAAAGAFVAMATGLSLFSFTGNYWIAVGIFFAFFYGISFLIEKNRHSNVGAALLMMLTFGLGFTLGPILNYSLALSNGIELIGIAAVMTAAVFLSMAAMAKSPTFQTNSIARFVSVGFVVAVIAMVASFFLQIPALSLTVSALFSIVSSVLIMWQVRVVIEGGEDSHISAALTLFVAIYNIFVSLLRLLLAFAGED; the protein is encoded by the coding sequence ATGCAACCACGCAATGTTTACGATTACACCGACGTGGGCAGCAGCGTTTCCGCACAAAGCACCATTTTGCGTAAAACCTACGGCTTGCTCGGGCTCTCGTTTCTTCCGGCGGCTGCCGGCGCATTCGTCGCTATGGCCACCGGTCTGAGCCTGTTCAGCTTTACCGGCAACTATTGGATTGCTGTGGGCATTTTCTTCGCCTTTTTCTACGGCATTAGCTTTCTAATCGAGAAAAACCGCCACAGCAATGTGGGTGCTGCCCTGCTGATGATGCTCACTTTCGGCCTGGGCTTCACGCTGGGTCCGATTTTGAACTACAGCCTGGCGCTTTCCAACGGCATAGAACTCATCGGCATTGCCGCCGTCATGACTGCCGCCGTATTTCTGAGCATGGCAGCCATGGCCAAATCGCCCACCTTCCAAACCAACAGCATCGCCCGCTTCGTTAGCGTGGGTTTCGTGGTGGCCGTTATTGCCATGGTTGCCAGCTTCTTCCTGCAGATTCCTGCACTCTCGCTCACCGTATCTGCCTTATTCTCAATCGTCAGCTCAGTGTTGATTATGTGGCAAGTGCGCGTGGTAATTGAAGGCGGTGAAGACAGCCACATTAGTGCCGCGCTGACTTTGTTTGTTGCCATCTACAACATCTTCGTCAGCCTGCTGCGCCTGCTGTTGGCATTTGCCGGTGAAGACTAA